The Microbacterium foliorum genome has a window encoding:
- a CDS encoding zinc-binding alcohol dehydrogenase family protein, translated as MSDNTAAWIDSPYADLTIREAPMPKPGPGQLLVEVRAVAANPLDAIIQSNGTVMYGWLRYPVILGEDVAGVVVEIGADVDAFAVGDRVVAYAMGLEKGRDAVSESGFQAYVAVDAGLAAALPAATAFEDAAVLPLAVSTAAAGLFESDQLALDYSRVGKEAARDEVVVVWGGATAVGGNAIQLARAAGYRVITTASAKNHDRMRQLGAEAVFDYRDPQAVDQIVREVGGSAVAGILAVAVGSAEPCLRIARGTGATKIAMASPPVSFYEQPRRRGLSFARIRLFLELGTRTAFLQVRSRAHGIRASFIWGSAIATSPVGPAIWGAYLPAALASGEHRLYPEARIAGHGLPDIQKAMDTLRRGVSAQKLVITLDRAPRGS; from the coding sequence GTGAGCGACAACACTGCGGCGTGGATCGATTCTCCGTACGCGGATCTGACGATCCGAGAGGCCCCCATGCCGAAGCCCGGGCCGGGGCAGCTGCTGGTGGAGGTGCGCGCGGTGGCGGCGAATCCGCTCGATGCGATCATCCAGTCCAACGGCACCGTCATGTACGGGTGGCTGCGGTACCCGGTCATCCTCGGCGAGGACGTCGCGGGCGTCGTCGTCGAGATCGGTGCCGACGTGGACGCCTTCGCCGTCGGGGATCGCGTCGTGGCGTACGCGATGGGTCTGGAGAAGGGGCGGGACGCGGTCTCCGAGAGCGGCTTCCAGGCCTACGTCGCCGTCGACGCCGGCTTGGCCGCCGCCCTGCCGGCGGCTACCGCCTTCGAAGATGCCGCGGTCCTACCTCTGGCGGTGTCCACAGCGGCGGCCGGTCTGTTCGAGAGCGACCAGCTGGCGCTGGACTACTCCCGTGTCGGGAAGGAGGCGGCCCGCGACGAGGTCGTCGTGGTGTGGGGTGGCGCGACGGCCGTCGGTGGCAACGCGATCCAACTCGCCCGCGCAGCCGGGTACCGGGTCATCACGACGGCGTCTGCGAAGAATCACGACCGGATGAGGCAGTTGGGGGCAGAGGCCGTCTTCGACTACCGCGACCCGCAGGCCGTCGATCAGATCGTCCGCGAGGTCGGCGGTTCCGCGGTGGCGGGGATCCTCGCCGTCGCGGTGGGGTCCGCCGAGCCCTGTCTGCGGATCGCGCGCGGGACCGGTGCCACGAAGATCGCGATGGCGAGTCCTCCCGTCTCGTTCTACGAGCAACCGCGCCGCCGCGGCCTCTCCTTCGCCCGCATCCGCCTCTTCCTGGAACTCGGAACGCGAACCGCGTTCCTGCAGGTGCGCAGCCGCGCTCACGGCATCAGGGCCTCGTTCATCTGGGGGAGCGCCATCGCCACCTCTCCCGTGGGGCCGGCTATCTGGGGCGCCTACCTCCCCGCAGCGCTCGCATCCGGCGAGCACCGTCTCTACCCGGAAGCCCGCATCGCGGGACACGGCCTTCCGGACATCCAGAAGGCCATGGACACCCTTCGCCGCGGCGTGTCCGCGCAGAAGCTCGTCATCACCCTCGATCGGGCACCGAGGGGATCCTGA
- a CDS encoding TetR/AcrR family transcriptional regulator — MPRWSPDAALRLEAAAMALFTDQGYGGTTVPQIAEAAGLTTRTFFRHFADKRDVLFLRDREFPQAVSAFMASVPSESDGTDTVRAGLAAACQGVQDWREQMARRRSIVHSEPALLERDLLRSHYLARAIEESLHRRGIDPERARTLAAVAVTCFDLAVGRWLEGPADVPLEDCLASAWNDMRTSLTG; from the coding sequence ATGCCTCGATGGTCCCCGGATGCCGCACTGCGGCTGGAAGCTGCAGCGATGGCCCTGTTCACCGACCAGGGGTATGGAGGAACCACGGTTCCGCAGATCGCCGAGGCAGCAGGCCTGACCACACGGACGTTCTTTCGGCACTTCGCCGACAAGCGGGACGTGCTGTTCCTCCGAGATCGCGAGTTCCCCCAGGCGGTGAGCGCCTTCATGGCATCCGTCCCGTCGGAGAGCGACGGGACGGACACCGTGCGCGCCGGCCTTGCAGCCGCGTGCCAGGGTGTGCAGGACTGGCGGGAGCAGATGGCGCGTCGGCGCAGCATCGTCCACAGCGAGCCTGCACTGCTCGAGCGTGATCTTCTCCGCAGTCACTACCTCGCCCGCGCCATCGAAGAGTCGCTGCACCGACGCGGCATCGACCCTGAGCGCGCTCGGACGCTGGCAGCCGTCGCCGTCACCTGCTTCGATCTCGCGGTGGGCAGATGGCTGGAGGGGCCCGCCGACGTGCCGCTCGAGGACTGCCTGGCGTCGGCGTGGAACGACATGCGGACCTCCCTCACCGGGTGA
- a CDS encoding FAD-dependent oxidoreductase: MHDVIVIGAGLAGLRCAQLLTAHGLDVVVLEAGDAVGGRQRTDIVDGFRLDRGFQVLNPAYPALRRSVDLDVLAMGSFPVGVQVRTAQGMAALRHPLRHPLSIVTSLRSGLVTLPDAVALARWAAPALVRPLSRLAQDDIPLREGWDAAGLHGPLRTAVLEPFLAGVLAEGRGDTSNAFARLLVRYFALGRPGLPAQGIAAVPEQLAARARAGGATIRLGTAAERLSAEGRANGTGIQVGVVDGDPVRAARVVVAVGPDAVGGLTGLPSPATNGLQTWWFAAAEPPTRSALLTVDGRRRGPVVNTVVMTHTVPSYAPAGRHLIAATCLLPGTDSGTGSRAATATATATATENDVRRHLEQIWGTDVSAWEVIRRDDIVDALPAQHAPLGPPRSPRHSERLYVAGDHRDTASIQGALASGERAARAILVDVGVSGTNG; the protein is encoded by the coding sequence GTGCATGACGTGATCGTGATCGGCGCCGGGCTCGCGGGACTCCGCTGCGCACAGCTGCTCACAGCCCACGGACTCGATGTCGTCGTGCTCGAGGCCGGCGACGCGGTCGGGGGACGCCAGCGCACCGACATCGTCGACGGGTTCCGGCTGGATCGCGGCTTCCAGGTGCTCAACCCCGCCTACCCGGCGCTCCGCCGCAGCGTCGATCTCGACGTCCTGGCGATGGGGAGCTTTCCGGTGGGGGTGCAGGTGCGCACGGCGCAGGGCATGGCCGCGCTGCGGCATCCGCTGCGGCATCCGCTGTCGATCGTCACCTCGCTGCGCAGCGGACTGGTGACCCTGCCGGATGCCGTCGCGCTGGCGCGCTGGGCAGCGCCGGCACTCGTGCGTCCGCTCTCCCGCCTCGCGCAGGATGACATCCCGCTGAGGGAAGGATGGGATGCGGCGGGGCTCCACGGCCCGCTGCGCACCGCCGTGCTCGAACCGTTCCTCGCCGGCGTGCTGGCGGAGGGTCGCGGCGACACGTCGAACGCGTTCGCCCGGCTGCTCGTGCGGTACTTCGCGCTCGGCCGCCCCGGGCTGCCGGCACAGGGGATCGCCGCCGTCCCCGAACAGCTCGCGGCACGCGCACGCGCCGGCGGCGCCACCATTCGGCTGGGCACGGCCGCCGAACGCCTGTCGGCCGAAGGCCGCGCCAACGGCACCGGCATCCAGGTCGGAGTCGTCGATGGCGACCCCGTCCGCGCGGCTCGGGTGGTCGTCGCGGTCGGGCCCGACGCCGTGGGCGGCCTCACGGGGCTCCCCTCACCGGCGACGAACGGGCTGCAGACCTGGTGGTTCGCCGCAGCCGAACCGCCGACTCGGTCGGCACTGCTCACCGTCGACGGACGACGGCGGGGACCGGTGGTGAACACGGTCGTGATGACGCACACCGTGCCGTCGTATGCTCCCGCCGGACGCCACCTGATCGCCGCGACCTGTCTGCTGCCGGGAACCGACTCGGGCACCGGCTCCCGCGCCGCGACCGCCACCGCCACCGCCACCGCGACGGAGAACGACGTCCGACGCCACCTCGAGCAGATCTGGGGCACCGACGTCAGTGCCTGGGAGGTGATCCGGCGCGACGACATCGTCGACGCCCTCCCGGCACAGCACGCGCCCCTCGGGCCGCCGCGATCGCCGCGCCATTCCGAGCGCCTGTACGTCGCGGGCGACCATCGGGACACCGCGTCGATCCAGGGGGCCCTGGCCTCCGGCGAGCGCGCCGCGCGGGCGATCCTGGTCGACGTGGGGGTCAGCGGAACGAACGGCTGA
- a CDS encoding SRPBCC family protein, producing the protein MSRFARAAHTSHSLSVAAMEEASRAGLRTADIDHLLLALIINDQSAGRMLRGAGLDIDAARRAVEDQHAHHLAGLGIETSFPAAGQIVFPQTEGYEWSTRASDLLIRASGRRKAGDAAAVLRELLTEPSGLIDGILARLGTSAQALLEQLDELGADDTTTPLTAVKRHGRAAGSIETFVSAPVEDVGAFLADPALIPEWHPGVGSLELGRQEVAAGEVWEGLAPTERLNGEPVQRKPELRRRRITLVSLDRPERVAWSFAYPDAPKNSPVLMEFTLAGTTGGTQVHTTMSWARRGGWRGIVALPMRPLQKFMLWIMLAQTSAAISRSFR; encoded by the coding sequence ATGAGCAGGTTCGCTCGAGCAGCTCACACCAGCCACTCGCTCTCGGTCGCCGCCATGGAGGAGGCCTCCCGCGCGGGTCTGCGCACGGCCGACATCGATCATCTGCTGCTCGCCCTCATCATCAACGACCAGTCGGCGGGGCGGATGCTGCGCGGCGCGGGCCTCGACATCGATGCGGCCCGCCGCGCCGTCGAGGACCAGCACGCGCACCACCTGGCCGGGTTGGGCATCGAGACGTCGTTCCCCGCCGCGGGGCAGATCGTGTTCCCTCAGACCGAGGGGTACGAGTGGAGCACCCGCGCCTCCGACCTGCTCATCCGCGCCAGCGGCCGGCGCAAGGCCGGAGACGCGGCGGCTGTGCTGCGCGAGCTGCTGACCGAGCCCAGCGGGCTGATCGACGGCATCCTGGCCCGCCTCGGCACCTCTGCGCAGGCTCTGCTCGAGCAGCTCGACGAACTCGGCGCCGACGACACGACCACGCCGCTCACGGCGGTGAAGCGGCACGGGCGTGCGGCGGGATCGATCGAGACGTTCGTCTCCGCCCCGGTGGAGGACGTGGGGGCCTTCCTCGCCGATCCCGCCCTCATCCCCGAGTGGCATCCGGGCGTGGGGTCCCTCGAGCTCGGCCGGCAGGAGGTCGCCGCCGGCGAGGTCTGGGAGGGGCTCGCGCCCACGGAGCGTCTGAACGGAGAGCCGGTGCAGCGCAAGCCCGAACTCCGTCGTCGCCGCATCACCCTGGTGTCGCTTGATCGACCCGAGCGAGTGGCGTGGAGCTTCGCCTATCCCGATGCGCCGAAGAACAGCCCTGTCCTGATGGAGTTCACGCTGGCCGGCACGACGGGCGGAACGCAGGTCCACACGACGATGTCCTGGGCGCGGCGCGGCGGATGGCGCGGAATCGTGGCTCTGCCCATGCGTCCGCTGCAGAAGTTCATGCTGTGGATCATGCTGGCCCAGACGAGCGCCGCGATCAGCCGTTCGTTCCGCTGA